A single Prochlorococcus marinus XMU1410 DNA region contains:
- a CDS encoding kinase, protein MKDLDINFPLDKFEKLIIDIGWESLDDWFNFWNNKRNILSIDQYWNNKVNDDWIWGLALPLLSQAYKFQNNFSDRKIIGISALPGTGKTTLGKWLEAISLKLNFKIAVISIDDFYLPSNEMKLAIKNNPWNVSRGFPGSHSVKLMHEKLLNWKINGELNVPVFDKSLRNGLGDRSHWRLDNPDLLILEGWFLGIRPYSIDINDRPINTTNLSLHESSYVLKIQNNLNEYLDIWTLIDNIWHLKPLKIEYMNIWKTNQEKEMFLQRGNALIDEKLSNFLRMLNVSIPHKSFDAIKSYALLLIDQERNLVEAGLNL, encoded by the coding sequence ATGAAAGATTTAGATATTAATTTTCCTCTTGATAAATTTGAAAAATTAATTATTGATATTGGTTGGGAATCCTTGGATGATTGGTTCAATTTTTGGAACAATAAAAGAAACATTCTTTCAATTGATCAATATTGGAACAATAAAGTAAATGATGATTGGATTTGGGGCTTGGCTTTACCTCTTTTATCTCAGGCTTATAAATTTCAAAATAATTTTTCAGATAGAAAAATTATTGGAATCTCAGCACTGCCTGGTACAGGTAAAACAACACTAGGTAAATGGCTCGAAGCTATATCGTTAAAATTAAACTTTAAAATTGCGGTTATTTCAATTGACGACTTTTATCTACCGTCAAATGAAATGAAATTAGCAATTAAGAATAACCCTTGGAATGTTTCAAGAGGGTTCCCTGGAAGTCACTCAGTAAAATTAATGCATGAAAAATTATTAAATTGGAAGATAAATGGAGAATTAAATGTACCAGTATTCGATAAATCTTTAAGAAATGGTTTAGGAGATAGATCTCATTGGAGATTAGATAATCCTGATTTATTAATTCTTGAGGGATGGTTTTTGGGAATAAGACCTTATTCTATTGACATAAATGATCGACCCATAAATACAACAAATTTGAGCCTTCATGAATCATCTTATGTATTAAAAATTCAAAATAACCTAAACGAATATTTAGATATTTGGACTTTAATAGACAATATTTGGCACTTAAAGCCATTGAAGATTGAATACATGAATATATGGAAAACAAATCAGGAAAAAGAAATGTTTTTACAGAGAGGTAACGCCCTCATAGATGAAAAATTATCTAATTTCTTGAGAATGCTTAATGTCTCAATTCCTCATAAAAGTTTTGATGCTATAAAATCTTACGCGCTTTTATTAATTGATCAAGAAAGAAATTTAGTTGAGGCTGGATTAAATTTGTAG
- the msrA gene encoding peptide-methionine (S)-S-oxide reductase MsrA produces the protein MFKFLKNIMNNEEVNLTNDAYSLHRILKTDIKKNPNVEEDEIIFGCGCFWGAEKCFWKLPGVITTSVGYAGGKKDNPTYYEVCSGLTGHSEVVRVIWDKREIDVSDLLKMFWECHDPTQKNRQGNDIGTQYRSAIYYKNENNIKTILASKEQYQTKLSKKNLGLIETEIKMIDSYFYAEQYHQQYLASAGSRQYCSASPTKVKLGVFPGSNYKLEDHIWENFNWEVEKCVLRSDNNPIKNNI, from the coding sequence ATGTTTAAATTCCTGAAAAACATTATGAATAATGAGGAGGTAAATTTAACTAATGATGCTTACTCATTACATAGAATTTTAAAAACAGATATCAAAAAAAATCCTAATGTAGAAGAAGATGAAATAATTTTTGGATGTGGTTGTTTTTGGGGTGCTGAAAAATGTTTTTGGAAACTTCCTGGAGTTATCACAACATCTGTAGGTTATGCTGGAGGGAAAAAAGACAATCCAACTTATTATGAAGTTTGTTCCGGCTTAACTGGTCATTCAGAAGTTGTAAGAGTTATATGGGATAAAAGGGAAATTGATGTAAGTGATTTATTAAAAATGTTTTGGGAATGTCATGACCCTACTCAAAAAAACAGACAAGGTAATGATATAGGAACACAATATAGATCAGCAATATATTACAAAAATGAAAATAATATTAAAACCATATTAGCCAGTAAGGAACAATATCAAACGAAACTAAGCAAAAAAAATCTTGGTTTAATTGAAACGGAAATAAAAATGATTGATTCATATTTTTATGCGGAACAATACCATCAACAATATCTTGCATCAGCTGGAAGCAGGCAGTATTGTTCCGCTTCTCCTACAAAAGTTAAGTTAGGAGTTTTTCCTGGAAGCAACTATAAATTAGAAGACCATATATGGGAAAACTTTAATTGGGAAGTTGAAAAGTGTGTATTGAGATCTGATAACAATCCTATAAAGAATAACATTTAA
- a CDS encoding undecaprenyl-diphosphate phosphatase, with amino-acid sequence MEYLKFVLYGLIQGLTEFIPVSSTAHLKVISLFLGIDDPGASLSATIQLGSVLAIAWYFRNDIFNFRSQSSKNFLEYLLHERLLKSILISTIPIVLLGGSIKIFIPSFYENVLRSNLSIALVSFLMAFFMYLADSSRRGSINIKNHNYSNSLLIGFFQAFAIFPGVSRSGITISSALISGWERGDAAKFSFLLGMPAISLAAIAEFIFSYNDFFALGFLPLFVGLITTFVSSLLAIDFLLKYFSSNGLKIFIIYRVIFGIVILLNL; translated from the coding sequence TTGGAATATTTAAAATTTGTTTTGTATGGATTAATTCAAGGTTTGACGGAATTTATCCCTGTAAGTAGTACAGCTCATTTAAAAGTTATATCTCTTTTCTTAGGGATTGATGATCCTGGAGCATCTTTGTCCGCTACTATTCAACTTGGAAGTGTTCTTGCAATAGCTTGGTATTTTAGGAATGATATTTTTAATTTTAGAAGTCAATCTTCCAAAAATTTTCTTGAATATCTCTTACATGAAAGATTATTAAAGTCTATTTTGATTAGTACTATTCCTATTGTTTTGCTTGGTGGGAGTATAAAAATATTTATTCCTTCTTTTTATGAAAACGTTCTTCGTTCAAATCTATCAATAGCATTGGTCTCATTTCTAATGGCTTTTTTTATGTACTTGGCAGATAGTTCGAGAAGAGGTTCTATTAATATTAAAAACCATAATTATTCAAATAGCTTATTGATAGGTTTCTTTCAGGCATTTGCAATTTTTCCTGGTGTTTCAAGATCGGGGATCACTATTTCTAGTGCTTTAATATCTGGATGGGAGAGAGGCGATGCTGCGAAATTTTCTTTTCTTTTAGGGATGCCAGCTATTTCTCTTGCTGCGATTGCTGAGTTTATTTTTTCCTATAATGATTTTTTTGCATTAGGTTTTTTACCTCTTTTTGTTGGTCTTATTACGACGTTTGTGTCCTCTTTATTAGCAATAGATTTCTTATTAAAGTATTTTTCATCAAATGGGTTGAAAATATTTATCATCTATCGAGTAATTTTTGGTATAGTGATTCTTTTGAATTTATGA
- the ureC gene encoding urease subunit alpha, with translation MSYKIDRKTYAQTYGPTTGDRVRLADTELFIEVEKDLTTYGDEVKFGGGKVIRDGMGQSQVRRADGAVDTVITNALIVDWWGIIKADVGIKDGMIFEIGKAGNPDIQDNVDIVIGASTEVIAGEGHILTAGSIDTHIHFICPQQIETALASGITTMLGGGTGPATGTNATTCTPGSFHISRMLQSAEAFPMNLGFFGKGNSTNERNLIDQVEAGACGLKLHEDWGTTPSTINSCLNVADKFDVQVCIHTDTLNEAGFVEDTINAIAGRTIHTFHTEGAGGGHAPDIIKICGEKNVLPSSTNPTRPYTRNTLEEHLDMLMVCHHLDSKIPEDIAFAESRIRRETIAAEDILHDVGAFSIIASDSQAMGRVGEVITRTFQTAHKMKVQRGPLSQDSYRNDNYRVKRYISKVTINPAIAHGIEKHVGSIEKGKIADLALWKPSFFAVKPELVVKGGSIVWSQMGDANASIPTPGPVHGRPMFASFGQSLIKSSFTFLSKNSIEQNIPYKLGLQKKCIAVENTRNINKSNLKLNSKLPNISVDPQTYEVFSDGELLTCEPLDEVPMAQRYFLL, from the coding sequence ATGTCTTATAAAATTGACAGAAAAACTTATGCTCAAACTTACGGACCCACTACCGGAGATAGAGTAAGACTTGCTGATACCGAACTTTTCATAGAAGTAGAAAAGGATTTAACTACATACGGAGATGAAGTTAAATTTGGTGGAGGTAAAGTTATTCGAGATGGGATGGGACAGTCTCAAGTAAGAAGAGCTGATGGAGCTGTAGATACCGTAATAACTAATGCTTTGATTGTAGATTGGTGGGGAATAATTAAGGCTGATGTGGGTATAAAAGATGGAATGATTTTTGAAATTGGTAAGGCTGGTAATCCTGATATCCAGGATAATGTTGATATTGTTATTGGTGCATCAACAGAAGTAATAGCTGGAGAGGGGCATATTCTTACTGCAGGTTCAATAGATACCCACATTCACTTTATCTGTCCCCAACAAATTGAGACAGCATTAGCTTCTGGAATTACAACCATGTTGGGAGGAGGAACTGGACCTGCAACTGGCACAAATGCTACTACTTGTACTCCGGGTTCTTTTCATATTTCAAGAATGCTTCAATCTGCGGAAGCATTTCCCATGAATTTAGGTTTTTTTGGAAAAGGAAACTCAACAAACGAGAGGAATCTTATTGATCAGGTTGAGGCTGGTGCATGTGGACTGAAGCTTCATGAGGATTGGGGAACCACTCCTTCTACAATAAATTCTTGTCTAAATGTTGCAGATAAGTTTGACGTACAAGTATGTATTCATACTGATACTTTGAATGAGGCAGGCTTTGTTGAAGATACTATCAACGCTATTGCAGGAAGAACTATTCATACTTTTCATACCGAAGGAGCTGGTGGTGGTCATGCTCCAGACATTATAAAAATCTGTGGAGAAAAAAATGTTCTTCCTAGTAGTACAAATCCAACAAGACCTTATACAAGGAACACATTAGAAGAACATCTTGACATGTTAATGGTTTGTCATCATTTAGATTCTAAAATCCCAGAAGACATTGCATTTGCTGAATCAAGGATCAGAAGAGAGACTATTGCAGCCGAGGATATCTTGCATGATGTAGGTGCCTTTTCAATTATTGCTAGTGATTCACAAGCTATGGGAAGAGTTGGCGAAGTAATTACAAGAACTTTTCAAACCGCACATAAAATGAAAGTCCAAAGGGGGCCGCTATCGCAGGATTCTTATAGAAACGATAACTATAGAGTAAAGAGATATATTTCTAAAGTTACAATTAATCCTGCAATAGCTCATGGTATTGAAAAACATGTTGGGTCTATAGAAAAGGGTAAAATTGCGGATTTGGCATTGTGGAAACCTTCCTTTTTTGCAGTAAAGCCTGAATTAGTTGTTAAAGGAGGATCTATCGTTTGGTCCCAAATGGGTGATGCAAATGCTTCAATTCCTACTCCGGGTCCTGTACATGGACGACCTATGTTTGCAAGTTTCGGCCAATCTCTAATTAAGAGTTCTTTTACCTTTTTAAGTAAAAATTCAATTGAACAAAATATTCCATATAAATTAGGCTTACAAAAAAAATGTATTGCCGTAGAAAATACCAGAAATATCAATAAATCAAACTTAAAACTTAATAGTAAACTACCAAATATTTCAGTTGACCCTCAAACTTATGAAGTTTTTTCTGATGGAGAACTTCTTACTTGTGAACCACTTGATGAAGTCCCAATGGCTCAGAGGTATTTTTTGCTTTAG
- a CDS encoding sugar phosphorylase yields MKQIDSEKKLDRLKIDKLLKTIYSNHTTEEINFISNQLLQILDDFSEKSAYEEIRDKERWNESHSVLITYADSIYKNGEATLITLRKLLSKHFGSLSKVVHILPFLKSTSDGGFAVSSYDSLEEKFGGWDDLKSISKNHDLMADLVLNHVSSSHPWVQQFIKSQEPGISNVFSPKQNLDWSNVVRPRSSSLFSQINTDDGPKQVWTTFGPDQIDLNWHNPKMTFEFLNLITTYLSNGIKWLRLDAVGFIWKESGTTCLHLPKAHSIVKLLRVLLNNLLDDGVLITETNVPQKENLSYLIPSDEAHMAYNFPLPPLLLEAIITSRADILNSWIFDWPILPEDTTLFNFTASHDGVGLRALEGLMNEQRIKDLLINCEKRGGLVSHRRLSNGDDKPYELNISWWSAMEDSSRDAKRFQYERFILSQLLVMALKGVPAFYLPALLASENDIKSFSMTGQRRDLNREKFKSENLSAVLNNPESNANKNLKYLRNAMNVRSKLKQFHPCSQMKCLSKGRSDIVVIKRGKGPESVFAIHNMTENKINYQLNDNDLPKIIDNDFNTHDFLTSTKYNCKNISLDPFQVIWLSTL; encoded by the coding sequence GTGAAGCAAATTGATTCAGAGAAAAAATTAGATAGATTAAAAATTGATAAATTGTTAAAAACAATTTATTCAAATCATACTACAGAAGAAATTAATTTTATTTCAAACCAATTATTGCAGATTTTAGATGATTTCTCAGAGAAATCTGCTTATGAAGAAATAAGAGATAAAGAAAGGTGGAATGAATCTCATTCAGTTTTGATAACTTATGCAGATAGTATTTATAAAAATGGCGAGGCAACATTAATAACTCTTAGGAAGTTGTTAAGTAAACATTTTGGCAGCCTTTCTAAAGTTGTACATATTCTTCCTTTTCTGAAATCCACAAGCGATGGAGGTTTCGCAGTTTCAAGTTATGATTCCCTAGAAGAAAAATTTGGTGGTTGGGATGATCTCAAAAGTATTTCTAAAAATCATGATTTGATGGCTGATTTAGTACTAAACCATGTCTCATCATCTCACCCATGGGTTCAACAATTTATTAAATCCCAAGAACCGGGTATATCAAATGTTTTTTCACCGAAACAAAATCTTGACTGGTCAAATGTAGTTAGGCCTAGAAGTTCCTCTTTGTTTTCTCAAATAAATACTGATGATGGTCCTAAACAAGTTTGGACAACTTTTGGTCCAGATCAAATCGATTTGAATTGGCATAATCCTAAAATGACTTTTGAGTTCTTAAATTTAATTACTACTTATTTATCTAACGGAATTAAATGGTTAAGGCTTGATGCTGTAGGTTTTATTTGGAAGGAATCAGGGACTACATGCTTACATTTACCTAAAGCACATTCAATTGTGAAACTCTTAAGAGTTCTTTTAAATAATCTTCTTGATGATGGTGTTTTAATAACAGAAACCAATGTTCCACAGAAGGAGAATCTATCTTATCTCATTCCTAGTGATGAAGCCCACATGGCTTATAATTTCCCATTGCCTCCTCTTCTCCTAGAGGCAATCATTACTTCAAGAGCTGATATTCTAAACTCTTGGATTTTTGATTGGCCCATATTACCTGAAGATACTACTTTATTTAATTTCACTGCATCGCACGATGGTGTTGGGCTAAGAGCTCTTGAGGGTTTAATGAATGAGCAGAGAATTAAGGATTTATTAATTAATTGTGAGAAAAGAGGAGGATTAGTAAGTCATAGACGTTTATCAAATGGTGATGATAAACCTTACGAATTGAATATTAGTTGGTGGAGTGCAATGGAAGACTCCAGTCGAGATGCTAAAAGATTTCAATATGAGAGATTTATTTTGAGTCAACTATTAGTAATGGCTCTGAAAGGGGTCCCTGCATTTTATTTGCCAGCATTACTAGCTTCAGAAAATGATATCAAAAGTTTTTCTATGACAGGTCAAAGAAGAGATCTAAACAGAGAAAAGTTTAAATCAGAAAATCTTTCAGCTGTTTTAAATAATCCTGAATCTAATGCTAATAAAAACTTAAAATATCTTCGTAATGCTATGAATGTTCGATCAAAATTAAAGCAATTTCATCCTTGTTCACAAATGAAATGTTTGTCTAAAGGTAGAAGTGATATTGTTGTAATCAAAAGAGGTAAAGGTCCTGAGTCTGTTTTCGCAATCCATAATATGACTGAAAATAAAATTAATTATCAATTGAATGATAATGATCTACCAAAAATAATTGATAATGATTTCAATACCCATGATTTTTTAACATCCACTAAATACAATTGCAAAAATATTAGTCTTGATCCTTTTCAAGTAATTTGGCTTAGTACTTTATAA
- the yedP gene encoding mannosyl-3-phosphoglycerate phosphatase-related protein YedP has product MIENSSIWVVSDVDGTLMDHSYDLSPAKETIKKLQKLSIPVILCTSKTASEVKVIRKELNLTDPYIVENGAAIYGESLKRVNGEIILGIKYESLEEILNFISKDIDYKLTPLNNLTDQEATQLTGLVGNSLNLMRDRHWSMPFLNPPSYLEEKINICCNKFNVDIFKGNRMSHLLSTKSNKGKAINALKEYSNVHNIEIIGLGDSPNDLPLLLNSDTKIVIPGIDGPNLNLLDQLKDLEFTLASEPNGYGWKNEINKLINKRELS; this is encoded by the coding sequence ATGATAGAAAATTCTTCTATTTGGGTAGTAAGTGATGTAGATGGTACTTTAATGGATCATTCATATGATTTATCACCTGCTAAAGAAACTATAAAAAAACTTCAAAAATTATCTATACCCGTAATTCTTTGTACAAGCAAAACCGCTTCTGAAGTAAAAGTTATTAGAAAGGAACTTAACTTGACGGATCCTTATATTGTTGAGAATGGTGCGGCAATATATGGTGAATCTCTTAAAAGAGTAAATGGAGAAATTATTCTAGGAATAAAATACGAATCTCTTGAAGAAATCTTAAATTTTATTTCTAAAGATATTGATTACAAACTTACTCCTCTTAATAATCTCACTGATCAAGAAGCCACTCAGCTTACAGGTTTAGTAGGCAATTCATTGAACTTAATGCGTGATAGACATTGGAGCATGCCTTTTTTAAATCCGCCAAGTTATTTAGAAGAGAAAATTAACATCTGTTGTAATAAATTCAATGTTGATATTTTTAAGGGCAATAGAATGAGTCACTTATTATCTACAAAATCGAATAAAGGGAAAGCAATAAATGCCCTTAAAGAATATTCAAATGTTCATAATATTGAAATTATAGGTTTAGGCGATTCTCCAAATGATTTGCCTCTACTTTTAAACTCAGATACTAAAATAGTTATTCCTGGGATAGATGGACCTAACTTAAATTTACTAGATCAATTAAAAGATTTGGAATTTACTTTGGCTTCTGAACCAAATGGATATGGTTGGAAAAATGAAATCAATAAATTAATAAATAAGCGAGAACTAAGTTAG
- a CDS encoding ABC transporter ATP-binding protein, producing the protein MKNLKIKVISKYLRPYKKEFLFGALALLIVNILSVVIPLEVKNIIDQLQNGFSSDFVISKSLWLIFLATCMGLIRLFSRQIVFGIGRKVEVNLRQKLFDHLLIQDPEWIQKKGSGDIISRATSDVENIRRLLGFTVLSLCNIVLAYSFTIPSMFSINKTLTISALMIFPLILGIVSLFGGRMVNQRKAQQESLSKLSDLIQEDLSGISAIKIYAQENAEKKEFNIYNNAYQNSAIKLARTASTLFPLLQGISSISLLILLSLGTFQLESGFISIGGLVALILYVERLVFPTALLGFTLNTFQLGQVSLDRVEEIFLNNPNIFDREETKFLKRKIKGLLEAKNLTIKYPGSKFNSLNSLNFKIYPGELIAIVGPVGCGKTTLAKSLGRTIEIPDNQLFLDEIDVKTLKLSDLRKNISIVPQEAFLFTSTISENLSFGEPNASKYLVKESARKAGLIDDINSFPQRFKTIVGERGITLSGGQRQRTALGRALLVDSPIVVLDDALASVDNKTAARIIDEMSDRSNKTIIMISHQLSVAATCDRVLVMDKGRIVQEGSHKDLVEVNGLYKQLWDRELATRIVKG; encoded by the coding sequence ATGAAAAATTTAAAGATAAAAGTTATATCTAAATACCTAAGACCTTACAAAAAAGAATTCTTATTTGGAGCTTTAGCTCTCTTAATAGTAAATATACTAAGTGTTGTTATACCCTTAGAAGTAAAAAATATAATTGACCAACTACAAAATGGGTTCTCTTCGGATTTTGTTATTTCTAAATCTTTATGGTTAATATTTTTAGCAACTTGTATGGGTTTAATAAGATTATTTTCTAGACAGATTGTCTTCGGAATAGGTAGAAAAGTAGAAGTAAATCTTCGTCAAAAACTATTTGACCATTTACTTATTCAAGATCCAGAATGGATCCAAAAAAAAGGTAGTGGAGACATTATTAGTAGAGCTACAAGCGATGTTGAAAACATAAGAAGACTTTTAGGTTTTACAGTTTTAAGCTTGTGCAACATTGTTTTAGCTTACTCATTCACTATTCCTTCAATGTTTTCGATTAATAAAACATTAACGATATCAGCTTTAATGATTTTTCCATTAATCCTTGGAATTGTAAGTCTATTTGGAGGAAGAATGGTTAATCAAAGAAAAGCTCAACAAGAATCATTATCAAAACTTAGTGATCTAATACAAGAAGATCTATCTGGCATAAGCGCCATTAAAATTTATGCCCAAGAGAATGCTGAGAAAAAAGAATTTAACATATATAATAATGCCTATCAAAATTCAGCGATCAAACTTGCAAGAACAGCGAGTACCTTATTCCCTTTGTTACAAGGGATTTCCTCAATTTCATTATTAATTTTATTATCATTAGGAACTTTTCAATTAGAGAGTGGATTTATTTCTATAGGTGGATTAGTAGCTTTAATTCTTTACGTAGAGAGACTTGTCTTCCCAACAGCTCTATTAGGTTTTACCTTAAATACTTTTCAACTTGGTCAAGTAAGTTTAGATCGTGTTGAAGAAATCTTTCTGAACAACCCAAATATTTTTGATAGAGAAGAAACTAAATTTTTAAAAAGAAAGATTAAAGGATTATTAGAAGCAAAAAATTTAACGATAAAGTATCCAGGATCAAAATTTAATTCATTAAATAGTCTTAATTTTAAAATTTATCCTGGAGAACTCATTGCAATAGTAGGCCCAGTAGGTTGTGGAAAGACAACACTAGCAAAGTCTCTAGGACGGACTATTGAAATACCAGATAATCAATTATTTTTAGATGAAATTGATGTAAAAACTTTAAAATTAAGCGATCTTAGAAAAAATATTTCAATCGTACCACAAGAAGCATTCTTATTTACTTCTACAATCTCAGAAAACCTAAGTTTTGGAGAACCTAATGCTTCTAAATATTTAGTTAAAGAAAGCGCAAGAAAAGCTGGATTAATTGACGATATCAATAGTTTTCCACAAAGGTTTAAAACTATTGTTGGTGAAAGAGGTATTACATTAAGTGGTGGACAAAGGCAAAGAACTGCACTAGGAAGAGCACTGCTTGTTGATTCTCCTATTGTTGTTCTTGATGATGCTTTAGCAAGCGTAGATAATAAAACAGCCGCAAGAATAATAGATGAAATGAGTGATAGAAGTAATAAAACAATCATTATGATTAGTCACCAACTTTCTGTTGCAGCTACCTGTGATAGGGTTTTAGTAATGGATAAAGGAAGAATAGTGCAAGAAGGGTCTCATAAAGATTTAGTAGAAGTGAATGGACTATATAAACAACTTTGGGATAGAGAACTGGCTACCAGAATTGTTAAGGGCTAA
- a CDS encoding glycosyl transferase, which translates to MDFQQGLITTIHEYGVTGNLLKELNKSLKRRSTSILIPCLYEEFERPALKDIREVLKNLTGLNELVIALSAKTVEQVKSAKSFFGSMPFPVHVQWTNSPSVIELLKSQEKNGLELLGTPGKGWAVWQGIGVATRKSEVVALFDADIRTFSPLYPSRMILPLLDESYGISYVKAFYSRLSLETNQLQGRATRLFVGPLLASLEQLVGKGPFLQYLQSFRYPLAGEFAFTKDLAMNLRIPCDWGLEIGLLSEVYRNVRTSKIAQVDLGLFDHKHKNIGDSSKEGLQKMCTEILSSVLRGLMEHQAETLTSTQLATLEVLYKRVGEDRVKQFGLDSAVNQLPYDRHEEELSVQKFAKLLRPATEDYLACPTTLQLPSWSRVLSCENKLQEDLAIAGSKDIKISEKELIKNF; encoded by the coding sequence ATGGACTTTCAACAAGGTTTAATCACAACAATACATGAATATGGAGTTACAGGAAATTTACTTAAAGAATTAAACAAAAGTCTTAAAAGAAGATCAACTAGCATTTTAATACCTTGCTTATATGAAGAGTTTGAGCGTCCAGCATTAAAAGATATAAGAGAGGTTTTAAAAAATCTCACAGGATTAAATGAATTAGTTATTGCTCTCTCTGCAAAAACTGTTGAGCAAGTTAAGTCAGCAAAATCATTTTTTGGCTCAATGCCATTCCCAGTTCACGTTCAATGGACTAATTCTCCCTCTGTAATTGAGCTATTAAAAAGCCAAGAAAAAAATGGATTAGAACTTTTAGGAACTCCAGGTAAAGGATGGGCTGTATGGCAAGGCATAGGAGTTGCGACTAGAAAATCAGAAGTTGTTGCTCTTTTTGATGCTGATATAAGAACTTTTAGTCCTTTATATCCTTCAAGAATGATACTTCCACTTCTGGATGAATCATATGGAATATCATATGTAAAAGCTTTTTACAGTAGATTATCCCTAGAAACAAATCAATTGCAAGGTAGAGCAACAAGATTATTCGTGGGTCCTTTATTAGCAAGTCTTGAGCAATTAGTTGGTAAGGGTCCGTTTTTACAATATCTTCAATCATTTAGATATCCATTGGCAGGTGAGTTTGCTTTTACTAAAGACCTTGCTATGAATTTAAGAATACCTTGTGACTGGGGTTTAGAGATAGGTTTATTATCAGAGGTTTATAGAAACGTAAGGACCTCCAAAATAGCCCAGGTTGACCTAGGTTTATTTGATCATAAACATAAGAATATTGGAGATTCTTCTAAAGAAGGATTGCAAAAAATGTGTACAGAAATACTTTCAAGTGTTTTAAGAGGTCTCATGGAGCATCAAGCCGAGACCTTGACTAGCACTCAACTAGCAACTTTAGAAGTTCTCTACAAAAGAGTTGGAGAAGATCGGGTAAAACAATTTGGATTAGATTCAGCAGTTAATCAACTTCCATACGACAGGCATGAAGAAGAATTATCAGTGCAAAAGTTTGCAAAACTATTAAGACCTGCTACAGAAGATTATCTGGCTTGTCCTACGACACTTCAATTACCAAGTTGGTCAAGAGTTCTGTCTTGTGAGAACAAACTGCAAGAAGATTTAGCTATTGCGGGGTCAAAAGACATAAAGATAAGTGAAAAAGAATTAATTAAAAACTTCTAA
- a CDS encoding DUF1830 domain-containing protein, with amino-acid sequence MVEFSYKNEGCRMVVLRCIGPSNFFLERVLFPTDILTFMAPNDSRVEIWGNELYGPKLEERIRISADNEDSTLVA; translated from the coding sequence ATGGTTGAGTTTTCTTATAAAAATGAAGGCTGTAGGATGGTTGTCTTGAGATGTATTGGTCCATCAAATTTTTTCTTAGAAAGAGTTTTATTCCCAACTGATATCCTTACTTTTATGGCCCCAAATGATTCAAGAGTTGAAATCTGGGGAAATGAATTATATGGCCCTAAGTTGGAAGAGAGAATAAGAATTTCTGCTGATAACGAAGATTCGACTTTAGTGGCATAG
- a CDS encoding DUF3288 family protein: protein MGNEQTHPLHETDKNIIDSLITKKTPEDIDYINLARLINRYTNFPGEIEIKNDIEKILNFWKITKNELFSKTKIIWSKSFRPSNTNKDLVGSGFDTSN, encoded by the coding sequence ATGGGTAACGAGCAAACTCATCCTTTACATGAAACAGACAAAAACATTATAGATTCCCTTATCACTAAAAAAACACCAGAAGATATTGACTATATAAATTTAGCTAGATTAATAAATCGTTATACCAATTTCCCAGGAGAAATTGAAATTAAAAACGATATTGAAAAAATTTTAAATTTTTGGAAGATCACTAAAAATGAACTTTTTTCAAAAACAAAAATTATTTGGTCAAAAAGCTTCAGGCCTTCTAATACAAATAAAGATTTAGTTGGCTCAGGTTTTGATACCTCAAATTGA